A window of Candidatus Caldatribacterium sp. genomic DNA:
CCATGGGAGAAACCGCCGCTTCATGGACAACCCTCCTTCGGAGATTACTTCTTCGAGGCGATAGCAGTCTTAGAGAAGCGGATGCGAACGTCCTTGGCAACCTCAAGAACTACTTCGTTCTCGTCGACCTGGGTGATTACTCCATGAATACCGCCGATGGTGACCACGCGATCCCCCTTCTTGAGGCTCTTCCAGAGTTCCTGCTGGGTACGTTGCCTCTGCTGCTGAGGCCGAATGAGGAGGAAGTAGAAAATGGCGATGATGAAAAGGAGGGGGAGAAGCTGGGCAAAGACATTTGGTGCTGCCTGAGGAGAAGAAGGAAGCGGAGAAGAAGCGACTTCCTGTGCAGCATGAGCTACGGAAAGGAAAAAACTCACTTACATCACCCCTTTGTCCCTGTAGAGAGATAAGAACTCCCGGGCGAACTCCCAGAAATACCCTTCTTTCAGAGCCCTCCGGACATCCGCCATTAACTTTACCATAAAAGCAAGGTTGTGTATAGTAGCAAGCTCAGCAGCGAGAATCTCTCCCGCTTTAAAGAGATGCCGAAGGTAAGCCCGTGAAAAGTTCTGACAGGTGTAACAGGTGCACTCGGGATCTGGGGGTTGGAAATCCCGAGCAAATTCCTGCCGATCTATGTTCATCCGCCCACGGGAAGTAAAAAGGCAGGCATTACGAGCATTCCTCGTGGGGAGAACACAATCGAACATATCCACTCCCCGGAGTACCGCCTCAATGATACTCTCCGGACTCCCCACTC
This region includes:
- the yajC gene encoding preprotein translocase subunit YajC, translated to MSFFLSVAHAAQEVASSPLPSSPQAAPNVFAQLLPLLFIIAIFYFLLIRPQQQRQRTQQELWKSLKKGDRVVTIGGIHGVITQVDENEVVLEVAKDVRIRFSKTAIASKK